In Candidatus Defluviilinea proxima, a single genomic region encodes these proteins:
- a CDS encoding GNAT family N-acetyltransferase, translating into MSVKIRPASPEDADTLSLIAFSAKSHWQYPSRWLEIWKPQLTFSPDYFQQHESWVAEVDDRPVGFYTLQEKEGKAWVENIWVLPEHMGLGLGKQLFLHAVSRSRLKGHLVLQLEADPNAVGFYEKMGMHQVGEASYMIEDHQRILPLMEIQL; encoded by the coding sequence ATGAGCGTGAAGATTCGCCCTGCCTCCCCAGAAGATGCCGATACGTTATCTCTTATCGCATTTTCTGCCAAATCTCACTGGCAGTATCCCAGTCGTTGGCTGGAGATATGGAAACCTCAACTGACATTTTCCCCTGATTACTTCCAACAACACGAGAGTTGGGTTGCTGAAGTGGATGATCGCCCTGTTGGCTTTTACACTCTTCAGGAAAAAGAGGGCAAGGCTTGGGTCGAAAATATATGGGTGCTTCCTGAGCATATGGGGCTGGGACTTGGTAAACAATTATTTCTCCATGCTGTATCCCGCTCCCGCTTAAAGGGACATCTGGTACTCCAGCTCGAAGCGGACCCAAACGCTGTAGGCTTTTATGAGAAAATGGGAATGCATCAAGTTGGCGAGGCAAGCTATATGATCGAGGATCATCAACGTATTCTGCCTCTCATGGAGATACAACTATGA
- a CDS encoding SPFH domain-containing protein, with protein MKRQNPDPQPRGENNMRSVPFTFPKRLLWGLVIVVAVIAIAVLVRSFWYFEVINNDEVGVAIEAGEIRSIKQPGIAYDIGLFVQLVKIKTSAVAITVDDPELITIDKQRIGLEVTADVFRPREADVVISNYSRYRNIYLNDESLQQRMTAFTLQAMKVCVGDKKFDEAVIGSGRDALRTCIDDELSALAQPLGLEVRNVAVPQIKISPEVQAGLDAIVQSRLATEKAKQDAQKAQQEALAQQAVEEGRIRVEQSRLQEEARQQVTLQQLKQQQLEAELAVIQQETINAQSQLELTKAQQQVAAEQALVDLAKELALAELYAKNPSYVSLQVALANASAIKQTDKIIFTPQGTSPNLIFTNNNVLPSIDVK; from the coding sequence ATGAAGAGACAAAACCCAGACCCACAACCACGAGGAGAAAATAATATGCGTTCCGTTCCATTTACATTCCCTAAAAGACTGCTTTGGGGATTGGTGATTGTTGTTGCAGTCATTGCCATTGCTGTATTGGTCCGGTCGTTTTGGTATTTTGAAGTGATCAACAACGACGAGGTGGGCGTTGCCATTGAAGCTGGTGAGATTCGAAGTATAAAGCAGCCCGGTATTGCGTATGATATTGGTTTGTTTGTTCAACTTGTCAAGATCAAGACCAGCGCAGTTGCCATCACAGTGGATGACCCCGAACTCATTACCATTGATAAACAGCGTATTGGCTTGGAAGTGACAGCTGATGTATTCCGCCCAAGAGAAGCGGATGTTGTGATCTCCAACTATTCACGATATCGAAATATTTATCTGAATGATGAATCCCTGCAACAACGTATGACAGCTTTCACGTTACAGGCAATGAAAGTATGCGTGGGTGACAAAAAATTTGATGAGGCAGTCATTGGCTCTGGTCGCGATGCGTTGCGGACTTGTATCGATGATGAGTTAAGTGCTTTGGCCCAGCCGCTGGGTTTGGAAGTACGTAACGTCGCTGTGCCTCAGATCAAGATCTCCCCCGAGGTGCAAGCTGGGTTGGATGCCATCGTACAAAGTCGCTTAGCCACTGAAAAAGCAAAACAAGATGCTCAAAAAGCACAGCAAGAAGCCTTAGCACAACAGGCGGTTGAAGAAGGTCGGATCCGTGTGGAGCAATCCAGGTTGCAAGAAGAGGCTCGTCAACAAGTCACTCTTCAACAGTTGAAGCAACAACAATTAGAGGCTGAACTTGCAGTTATTCAACAAGAGACGATCAATGCCCAATCACAATTGGAATTGACGAAGGCCCAACAGCAAGTTGCTGCCGAACAAGCTCTTGTCGATCTGGCTAAAGAACTTGCTCTTGCTGAACTTTATGCAAAGAATCCTTCTTACGTAAGCCTTCAGGTCGCGCTTGCCAATGCCTCGGCTATCAAACAAACAGACAAGATCATCTTTACCCCTCAGGGGACATCTCCCAACCTGATCTTTACGAACAACAATGTCTTGCCGAGTATCGATGTAAAGTAA
- a CDS encoding aminopeptidase P family protein: MTQTRFDKLNASLQTSGLDAVILNPGPTLTHLTGLHFHLMERPVVLLFAKDQVPAIVLPELELQKVASLPYKLQVFAYPEKPSEWDKAFRSASQALGLDGKRIGVEPRNLRLLEYSYVKTSAPEADYPDASDVLAGLRLRKEKNEVETMRKAVKIAQSALEATIPLIKIGMTEKELSSELVMQLLKHGSEPEMPFAPIVSGGPNSANPHASPSERKLQAGDLLVVDWGATYDGYISDLTRTFAVGEVDDEYQKIHKIVQDANAAGRAAAKPGIPCASVDIAARDVIEKSGYGKYFTHRTGHGIGMEGHEEPYMRGDNMQILEPGMAFTVEPGIYLPGRNGVRIEDNVVITETGADVLSDMPREIKVVG; the protein is encoded by the coding sequence GTGACGCAAACCCGCTTCGATAAACTCAACGCCTCATTACAGACTTCTGGCCTGGATGCGGTTATTCTGAATCCCGGTCCCACACTGACGCATCTCACCGGCCTCCACTTTCACTTGATGGAACGTCCAGTTGTTTTGCTGTTCGCAAAAGATCAAGTCCCGGCTATTGTGTTACCGGAACTTGAATTACAGAAAGTCGCTTCGTTGCCTTACAAACTTCAAGTCTTTGCCTACCCGGAAAAACCATCCGAGTGGGATAAGGCCTTTCGAAGCGCGTCGCAGGCCCTCGGCCTTGATGGGAAGCGGATCGGCGTCGAGCCACGGAATCTCCGCTTGTTGGAATACAGTTACGTAAAGACATCTGCTCCCGAAGCAGATTATCCTGATGCCAGCGATGTGTTGGCAGGTTTGCGTTTGAGGAAAGAGAAGAATGAAGTAGAGACGATGCGCAAAGCGGTTAAGATCGCGCAGTCGGCGCTTGAAGCGACCATCCCATTGATCAAGATCGGCATGACCGAAAAAGAATTGTCATCTGAATTGGTGATGCAATTGCTCAAACACGGTTCTGAACCTGAGATGCCGTTCGCGCCCATTGTCTCGGGCGGACCGAACTCAGCCAATCCGCATGCCTCGCCCAGTGAACGAAAACTTCAAGCTGGCGATTTGCTTGTGGTGGATTGGGGCGCTACTTACGATGGTTATATCTCTGATCTCACGCGCACTTTCGCAGTGGGTGAGGTGGATGATGAATATCAAAAGATTCACAAGATCGTGCAAGATGCGAACGCCGCAGGCCGCGCCGCCGCGAAGCCGGGCATCCCATGCGCGAGTGTGGATATTGCCGCACGAGATGTGATCGAAAAATCTGGTTACGGAAAATATTTCACACATCGCACTGGTCACGGCATTGGCATGGAAGGTCACGAAGAGCCTTACATGCGCGGCGACAATATGCAAATCCTTGAGCCTGGCATGGCATTCACTGTTGAACCGGGAATCTACCTGCCTGGCAGAAATGGCGTCCGCATTGAAGATAATGTGGTAATCACAGAAACCGGCGCTGATGTACTGTCCGATATGCCGCGTGAGATCAAAGTGGTGGGGTAA
- a CDS encoding TfoX/Sxy family protein yields the protein MKNIGPKSRDWLTSIGIHTLDDIASLGVVETYKQVKAAYPEKVTLNMLWGLQAALMDIHWKDLPSDIKDQLRKELGE from the coding sequence ATGAAGAATATCGGACCGAAAAGCAGAGATTGGCTTACATCTATTGGGATTCATACATTGGACGATATTGCTAGTCTTGGAGTGGTGGAGACGTATAAGCAGGTCAAAGCAGCCTACCCTGAAAAAGTGACTCTCAACATGTTGTGGGGATTGCAAGCTGCATTAATGGATATTCATTGGAAGGACCTGCCTTCGGATATAAAAGACCAATTACGGAAGGAACTTGGAGAATGA
- a CDS encoding MBL fold metallo-hydrolase: MFEIVSFTLGPVQTNAYLVADSETKEAVVIDPAWDGHIILQAAEKRGWRIGHLWYTHAHFDHIGGAGAIADALNPLPLVALHPNDHVLWRAAGGGALFGFNIDPGPEPTIDFAHGQTLKLGSYEFEVRFTPGHTTGHCVLYVASEKVCFCGDLIFNGSVGRTDLPGGSWETLLKSIKEQIFTMPDDTRLLSGHGLMTTVGNEKVSNPFLEGI; the protein is encoded by the coding sequence ATGTTTGAAATCGTATCTTTTACACTGGGTCCTGTACAAACGAACGCGTATCTTGTTGCAGATTCCGAAACCAAAGAAGCAGTTGTCATTGACCCGGCATGGGATGGGCATATTATCTTGCAAGCCGCGGAAAAACGTGGCTGGCGTATCGGTCATCTTTGGTATACGCACGCACACTTTGACCATATCGGCGGAGCAGGTGCAATTGCCGATGCGTTGAACCCTTTGCCCTTGGTGGCGTTGCATCCGAACGATCATGTGCTGTGGCGGGCCGCAGGCGGAGGCGCACTCTTCGGCTTCAACATTGACCCCGGCCCCGAACCAACGATCGACTTTGCCCACGGACAAACTTTGAAGTTGGGTAGTTATGAGTTTGAAGTCCGCTTTACTCCGGGGCATACGACAGGTCATTGTGTGTTATATGTTGCTTCTGAAAAAGTCTGCTTTTGCGGTGACTTGATTTTCAATGGTTCCGTCGGTCGCACCGATCTGCCCGGTGGCAGTTGGGAGACTCTGTTGAAGAGTATCAAAGAACAGATCTTTACGATGCCCGATGACACACGTCTTCTTTCTGGTCATGGTCTCATGACAACAGTAGGGAATGAGAAGGTAAGTAATCCGTTTTTAGAAGGAATATAG
- a CDS encoding quinate 5-dehydrogenase — protein MKRAVSISLGSSKRDKKIVVNFNGVEVQVERMGMDGNIAKARQMYLDLDGKVDAFGVGGVDLYLRLDDKEYPLHAALKLVSGVTQTPLCDGRGLKHTLERRVFQLAKTQLGDIHFKQAFAPLAIDRLGLMQAVSDVTERTVFGDLMVALGLPIPIYGIPAFKRVVRVMLPIVSYFPMSMLFYGSDGAEHEPKYTKYFEESDLLVGDFLFMRKYMPKNLSGKTVVTNTTTEENIELLKSCGIKTIITTTPRYDGRSFGTNMMEAALTAYAGKGRRLTDDELNNLIDELSLRPGVVNF, from the coding sequence ATGAAACGTGCAGTCAGTATCAGTTTGGGGAGTTCGAAACGGGATAAGAAAATTGTTGTTAACTTCAATGGGGTTGAAGTTCAGGTCGAACGCATGGGTATGGACGGCAATATTGCCAAAGCCCGTCAGATGTATCTGGATTTAGATGGCAAAGTGGATGCCTTTGGCGTTGGTGGTGTGGATTTATACCTGCGGCTCGACGATAAAGAATATCCGCTTCATGCCGCCCTGAAACTTGTCTCCGGCGTGACGCAGACTCCACTCTGTGATGGTCGCGGTCTCAAGCACACCCTTGAGCGTCGCGTATTTCAATTAGCCAAAACTCAACTTGGAGACATCCACTTCAAGCAGGCGTTTGCGCCACTTGCCATAGACCGGCTTGGGTTGATGCAGGCAGTTTCCGATGTCACAGAAAGAACCGTGTTCGGAGATTTGATGGTCGCTTTAGGCCTCCCGATCCCGATCTATGGCATCCCCGCTTTCAAAAGAGTCGTGCGAGTCATGTTGCCGATTGTCAGCTACTTTCCCATGAGCATGCTCTTTTATGGCAGTGATGGCGCTGAGCATGAGCCGAAGTACACCAAATATTTTGAAGAATCGGATTTGCTCGTGGGTGATTTTCTGTTCATGCGGAAATACATGCCGAAGAATTTATCTGGCAAGACTGTAGTGACGAACACCACCACCGAGGAAAATATTGAACTGCTCAAATCGTGTGGCATAAAGACGATCATCACAACTACGCCACGGTATGATGGCCGTTCATTTGGTACAAATATGATGGAAGCCGCGTTAACCGCATATGCTGGAAAGGGGAGGCGGTTGACGGATGATGAGCTAAATAACTTGATCGATGAGTTGAGCCTCAGGCCGGGGGTGGTGAATTTTTGA
- a CDS encoding SDR family oxidoreductase, translating to MSADLKDKVVLITGASSGFGEDAARLFAKEGCKVVLAARRLDRLQALVAEIQNEGGEALAIPVDVSQPAEIEVMVQTTLDLYEKIDILFNNAGYGSMDWFEKLDPERGIETIVQVNLTGTMLVTHAVLPHMIEQRAGHIINMSSVAGLIASPLITTYAASKYGVRAFTDALRREVAPLGIKVSGIYPGPATTEFGQRLGHTKSRDTVKRFKYPHLSSEYVASRVVSVAKRPVRSLVIPWYFRIITGFDTLFPVVVDWILYVFSKRNHHLN from the coding sequence ATGTCTGCAGATCTAAAAGATAAAGTTGTTCTCATCACCGGGGCGTCTTCGGGGTTTGGTGAAGATGCCGCGCGTCTTTTTGCGAAAGAGGGATGCAAGGTGGTGCTTGCCGCACGTCGGCTTGACCGTTTGCAAGCATTGGTTGCTGAAATACAAAACGAGGGCGGCGAAGCTTTGGCCATCCCTGTGGATGTAAGCCAGCCCGCTGAGATTGAAGTGATGGTACAGACCACGCTTGATCTCTATGAAAAGATAGACATCCTCTTCAACAATGCTGGCTATGGCAGTATGGATTGGTTTGAAAAGCTTGATCCTGAACGCGGTATCGAAACCATCGTTCAAGTCAATCTCACGGGTACCATGCTTGTTACACACGCTGTCCTTCCGCACATGATCGAACAGCGTGCGGGTCATATCATCAACATGTCATCGGTGGCGGGTCTCATTGCCTCGCCACTCATCACAACCTATGCCGCCAGTAAATATGGTGTGCGTGCTTTTACCGATGCGCTTCGTCGTGAGGTCGCTCCGCTTGGTATCAAGGTCAGCGGCATTTATCCTGGCCCCGCAACTACCGAGTTCGGTCAACGGCTTGGTCATACAAAATCACGCGACACCGTCAAACGCTTTAAGTATCCGCATCTCTCATCTGAATATGTAGCAAGCCGTGTAGTGAGCGTGGCAAAACGCCCTGTGCGCAGTCTTGTTATTCCTTGGTATTTTCGCATTATCACTGGCTTCGATACATTGTTCCCTGTTGTAGTAGATTGGATTTTGTACGTCTTTTCAAAACGCAATCATCATCTGAATTAG
- a CDS encoding alpha/beta fold hydrolase: MSQIIPTAEPFFFLGDRSKPACLLVHGFTSSPKEMRLMGEYLHEQGYTCLCMRNTGHATDPEDMIRSRYTDWLASVEDGYNLLRGVSENIFLIGLSMGGVLSLLTSTRLKVIGVVAMSTPYKLQDDSRLRHIEWISKIVAYMPKSDGEPGASWFDKQAWKDHVAYPMNPVRSIGELNILLGEMRAALPQIDVPVLLIHSKDDPYVLPENMELIYGDLKNASDKTKLYITGSGHVVTRDAAHRQVFESALEFIQRVGGRV, from the coding sequence ATGTCACAGATCATTCCCACTGCGGAGCCTTTTTTCTTTCTAGGTGATCGTTCCAAGCCTGCCTGTCTTCTTGTGCATGGGTTTACCAGTTCACCCAAAGAGATGCGTTTGATGGGGGAGTATTTGCATGAGCAGGGTTATACCTGCCTTTGCATGCGTAATACAGGGCATGCCACTGACCCAGAAGATATGATCCGCTCGCGCTATACCGATTGGCTGGCTTCGGTGGAAGATGGGTATAACCTTTTGCGCGGTGTAAGTGAAAATATTTTTCTCATTGGGCTTTCGATGGGCGGTGTATTGTCGTTGTTGACGTCTACCAGACTAAAAGTAATAGGTGTTGTGGCAATGTCTACGCCATATAAATTACAAGATGACTCACGCTTACGGCACATTGAATGGATCAGTAAGATCGTTGCCTATATGCCGAAAAGTGACGGAGAGCCAGGCGCGAGTTGGTTTGATAAGCAAGCATGGAAGGATCACGTTGCGTACCCGATGAATCCTGTTCGTTCGATCGGGGAGTTGAATATACTTCTCGGGGAAATGCGCGCGGCTTTGCCTCAAATAGATGTGCCTGTGTTATTGATCCATTCGAAGGATGACCCGTATGTGTTGCCAGAAAATATGGAGTTGATCTACGGCGATCTGAAAAATGCGTCAGATAAGACAAAGCTTTATATAACGGGATCAGGCCATGTCGTTACGCGTGATGCGGCTCATCGTCAGGTATTTGAATCAGCGTTGGAATTTATCCAGCGTGTGGGAGGCCGCGTTTGA
- a CDS encoding DNA-3-methyladenine glycosylase I has protein sequence MTTYCDYCNSHPEDTFNREYHDTQYGFPITDDNLLFERLVLEINQAGLSWITILKKADNFRKAYRNFDIDKVAKFTEKDRARLLADAGIIRNRLKVNAAIENAKRIQALQKEFGSFKGWLDAHHPLTKDDWTKLFKKTFVFTGGEIVNEFLMSTGYLQGAHVKTCPMYKKVASLRPAWMK, from the coding sequence ATGACCACCTACTGCGATTACTGCAATTCTCACCCCGAAGATACTTTCAATCGAGAGTATCACGATACCCAATATGGTTTCCCTATCACCGACGATAACCTGCTCTTTGAACGCCTCGTTCTTGAGATCAATCAGGCAGGACTTTCGTGGATCACGATTCTGAAAAAAGCGGATAACTTCCGCAAAGCGTATCGTAACTTCGATATAGATAAAGTTGCCAAATTTACAGAGAAAGACCGTGCCCGTCTTCTTGCTGATGCAGGGATCATCCGCAATCGCTTGAAGGTTAATGCCGCCATTGAAAATGCAAAACGAATCCAGGCACTGCAAAAAGAGTTTGGCTCCTTCAAAGGCTGGCTGGATGCTCATCATCCACTGACGAAGGACGATTGGACAAAGCTATTCAAGAAAACCTTTGTCTTTACGGGCGGCGAGATCGTAAACGAGTTTCTCATGTCTACGGGGTATTTGCAGGGGGCGCATGTAAAAACGTGCCCGATGTATAAGAAGGTAGCTTCGCTTCGACCTGCTTGGATGAAGTGA
- a CDS encoding MFS transporter, whose translation MNRNLLFVALALLTWGFGEGMFFNFQPIYLKSLGSDEQQIGLILGAFGAAMAITHIPAGRLSDRFGRRPLLVIAWVMGLAATIIMAFARELPWFVVGMLIYGLTAFVSSPLSSYVTAARGKWSVGMALSLTTATFNTGMVFGPLTGGWIGEHYGLRTVYTVAACIFFVSTIFMFFVEKQPIDRHDPESPPTGLMKNTRFLSYLGILAFAIFAMYLAQPFTPNFLKDVRGLSLSNVGVVFTLGALGNALSAIFLSRTNPYRGFILSQLMVAAFAFIMLRGTGLVVFALGYFLLGGFRAGRPLAMAQARELVHESQMGLTYGVMETVSAVIFILTPPLAGFIYKNDPMTIYTLSLGLIAVSVLISIILPRRLVHV comes from the coding sequence TTGAATCGTAATCTGTTATTTGTGGCTCTCGCCCTGCTTACTTGGGGATTTGGCGAGGGCATGTTTTTTAATTTTCAACCCATCTACCTGAAATCATTGGGAAGTGATGAGCAACAGATCGGTTTGATATTGGGCGCGTTCGGCGCGGCGATGGCGATCACACATATCCCCGCAGGGAGATTATCAGACCGCTTCGGGCGCAGGCCGCTGTTGGTGATCGCATGGGTCATGGGACTCGCGGCAACGATCATCATGGCGTTTGCGCGTGAGTTGCCATGGTTCGTCGTTGGCATGTTGATCTATGGTTTGACCGCGTTCGTTTCATCACCATTGAGTAGCTATGTGACCGCGGCGCGTGGGAAGTGGTCTGTTGGCATGGCGCTTTCATTGACGACCGCGACATTCAATACCGGCATGGTGTTTGGCCCTCTTACGGGTGGATGGATCGGCGAACATTATGGTTTACGCACGGTCTATACCGTTGCCGCATGTATTTTTTTCGTGTCAACTATTTTTATGTTCTTTGTTGAAAAGCAACCGATAGATCGTCACGATCCCGAGTCGCCACCCACCGGCTTGATGAAGAACACACGTTTCCTCAGTTATCTTGGCATTCTGGCATTTGCGATCTTTGCGATGTATCTCGCACAACCTTTCACTCCGAATTTTTTGAAAGATGTGCGTGGACTTTCGTTGAGCAATGTGGGTGTGGTCTTTACGTTGGGCGCTTTGGGGAATGCGTTATCTGCGATCTTCTTGAGCCGCACAAATCCGTATCGTGGTTTTATTCTGTCACAGTTGATGGTGGCGGCATTTGCGTTCATTATGTTGCGTGGCACAGGCCTTGTGGTTTTTGCGCTCGGATATTTTTTGCTCGGCGGATTCCGCGCGGGACGTCCGCTGGCGATGGCGCAGGCGCGCGAACTTGTCCACGAATCACAAATGGGACTTACCTATGGGGTTATGGAGACAGTCAGCGCCGTTATCTTTATTTTGACTCCTCCGCTGGCGGGATTCATTTACAAGAATGATCCGATGACGATTTATACGCTCTCTCTTGGACTTATAGCTGTTTCAGTCTTAATTAGTATTATTCTCCCGAGGAGGCTTGTCCATGTTTGA
- the rny gene encoding ribonuclease Y: MNSIVILIENILVLIVGVIAGYFFHRYRVEQQRKSQQNKADAILKGANEQARLIESQARESATKIIQAAESEIKERRIELNKETERLDKRRSELDSRVDRLEQREQTVNKRQSQVDKRANEIDKLHEDQVKRLEQISQMTQDDAKKDLFAAVEKEARSDMARIMRQIEAEAREEGEKRARKLIADAIQRVASEHVAEVTRAVVTLPSEEMKGRIVGRNGRNIKAFEQAAGVDVIVDDTPDSVTVSCFDSVRREIGRRALEKLILDGRIHPAHIEKVVQDEAKAVERIINEAGEQAAYDANVSGVHPEVLRMMGRLKFRTSYGQNQLAHAVEVSKLAGILAAEIGANVELSKLGGFLHDIGKAMDHNQEGTHAMLGAEFCKRYGVNAKVVNAIASHHHEVEQESIEAIIAEAADAISGARPGARREDLEAYIKRIRTLEELSTSFDGVEQAFAIQAGREVRVIVKPEKIDDLTSARLARDIAKKIEETMQYPGQIKVTVIRETRSTEFAK; this comes from the coding sequence ATGAATTCAATCGTGATATTGATAGAGAATATACTCGTCCTGATCGTGGGTGTGATCGCAGGGTACTTCTTCCACCGTTATCGTGTGGAACAACAAAGAAAAAGCCAGCAAAATAAAGCAGATGCCATCCTGAAAGGTGCCAACGAACAGGCTCGCCTGATCGAAAGTCAGGCACGGGAAAGCGCCACCAAGATCATTCAAGCCGCTGAATCTGAGATCAAGGAACGACGCATTGAGCTCAATAAAGAAACCGAGAGACTCGATAAGCGCCGTTCTGAACTCGACAGCCGCGTAGATCGCCTCGAGCAACGCGAACAAACTGTCAACAAGCGCCAATCCCAAGTGGATAAGCGCGCTAACGAGATCGACAAGTTGCATGAGGACCAGGTCAAGAGACTTGAACAGATCTCGCAAATGACCCAGGACGATGCAAAGAAAGACCTCTTTGCTGCTGTTGAAAAAGAAGCCCGCAGTGACATGGCGCGCATCATGCGCCAGATCGAAGCTGAGGCACGCGAGGAAGGCGAGAAACGCGCCCGCAAGTTGATCGCAGACGCCATCCAACGTGTTGCATCCGAACATGTGGCAGAAGTAACTCGCGCTGTGGTTACCCTCCCCAGCGAAGAAATGAAGGGACGCATCGTAGGCCGCAACGGACGCAACATCAAAGCCTTTGAGCAAGCCGCCGGTGTAGATGTGATCGTAGATGATACGCCCGACTCTGTCACCGTCTCCTGTTTTGACTCGGTCCGCCGTGAGATCGGTCGCCGTGCGCTCGAAAAGCTGATCCTTGATGGACGCATCCACCCCGCACACATCGAAAAGGTTGTGCAGGATGAAGCCAAAGCGGTTGAACGGATCATCAACGAAGCGGGCGAACAAGCCGCCTATGATGCCAATGTTTCAGGCGTACATCCTGAAGTCTTGCGCATGATGGGACGTCTCAAGTTCCGCACATCATACGGACAGAACCAACTTGCCCACGCAGTTGAAGTCTCCAAGCTGGCTGGTATCCTTGCCGCAGAAATCGGCGCCAATGTCGAACTATCCAAACTGGGCGGCTTCCTGCACGATATTGGCAAAGCCATGGATCACAACCAGGAAGGCACACATGCCATGCTTGGCGCGGAATTCTGTAAGCGCTATGGTGTGAACGCAAAGGTTGTAAATGCCATCGCTTCCCACCACCACGAAGTGGAACAGGAATCGATCGAAGCGATCATCGCCGAAGCCGCAGACGCCATCTCAGGCGCACGCCCGGGCGCACGCCGCGAAGATCTTGAAGCCTATATCAAACGCATCCGCACGCTTGAAGAACTGTCCACCTCCTTCGACGGCGTGGAACAAGCCTTCGCCATTCAAGCAGGCCGCGAAGTGCGTGTCATCGTCAAACCTGAAAAGATCGACGATCTCACCTCCGCCCGCCTCGCAAGAGACATCGCCAAAAAGATCGAAGAAACCATGCAATACCCCGGTCAGATCAAGGTGACCGTGATCCGTGAAACACGGTCCACGGAATTTGCGAAGTAA